DNA sequence from the Leptospirillum ferrooxidans C2-3 genome:
GAAGCATCTCGAAAGCAAAAATACCTCCTAGTGTCCTCCCATGCCAGGTGAAGGCATCAGTCCCGGATTGGAATTGAGTCCGGGCATACCGCCCGTCTGCTGCTCTCTCGTCGGCCAGGTATGCAAATGGTTCGGGTCACCAACATCGATCACAACAAGCCTCAGGAGATGATCTCCATCCGGAACCGGCCGACGCATGGCCATGACCTTCCCGATGGCGGTCACCCGTTGGCCGGAGGTCAGGGCAAAACGGTTGATTGGCCCATCGAACCGCAATAAGACAAGACCGGACGGAGACATGGATTTTTCGGGTCTCATGTCATTGTTCAGGGGATACAGATTGACCTCCATGAATCCCCTCTCCCTGGTGTTCCGGATCTCGCCAATGGTTCCTCCGATCAAGACTGTCTCTCCGGCAATCTCCTTGTAGTCCCGGATAATCGAAGAAGGATCGAGGTCCGTAACAACTCCGGAAAGCTGCTTTTCAGTAAAGACAGGAGGGTTCAAAAAAGCACATGCTCCCAAGAAAAAATAGAGACCAACCGTGTATAACAGTTTCTCTTTTCGATCAAAACGCCTACACATCAACATTCTCCTTTTGAACCGGTCCGACAATTCGGGTATAATGGCCTTAAGGTATTCTTTCAAAAGGGACTTCCGAAACCCAATCCAACCGAACGACTCTCAGGAAGGATTCTCCCATGTTTTCGGCAAACTGGCTAAGAAGCTCTTCCTCAAGTGACCATCTCTTGAGGGCTCCCCTTGACTCTTCCCATAAGATCCCTGAAGGAACAGCCTGGAAAAAGCCTCTTGGCTTCATAAGGGAGGAATCCCGACTGACCCTTTGGCCGGTCGACCCATACCGGATCTTTGCCTCCGTGAGGATCGCAAACTCCGACCAAAGGTTCAACCACAGGGTGATCACGTCACTCATCATAAGGGTTCTGGATATCACCCACTCTCCCTATGCCTCCGGAGACGAGTTCGAGGACCAGACCAACCATCAGCACTGGGAAAGTCTTTTCAATACCGCAAGCTACACTTTCGACATTGCCCTCGCCGGAGCAACATCCTGGTATATTCCTCTTTGGGATTCCGAGCGGATATTCACCGCTTTTCTGGGAGGCTATCCGACGGACGCGCCGGGAACATTTCGATCCATTTTAAAGTCCAATGTGATCAGGACACCTTCGGGAAAGGTCCATCCTGGTGTCGGCATTTTGCACCACCACTATGGACAGGAACGAAAAGAATCGATTTTCATAGCCTCCGGAGACTCCTTCCTGAAAGGAGCTTCAGAAGTGGACACTTTTCATCACTTTCCCGGCAGCTCCGAGAGACATCTCGCTTCCGGCCCCCAAAAAAATCTTCCATCCTCTTCAGAATACAGGAGTCGTGCATGAGCCTTTATGAGCGCTTTCGAACCATTTTTCTGGCCAATGCCAATACCGTGGCAGATCACCTCGAAGATCCTGCTGCCATGATGGCCCAACAGATGAGAGCACTGGATGACAAGCTTCAAAAGGCCCAGGGAGAGCTGGTGAAGGCGGTGGCCGAAATCAAGCTTCTCGAACAGAAAATCCGAGACGATGAATCCCAGGTCGCCCTCTATCAGGAGCGGGCGGAAAAAGCCGTCAAAGCGGGGAATGACGATCTGGCAAAAAGAGCTCTTGTGGAAAAAAGCCGGCTTTCGGCCGATCTTTCCGAAATGACCAGGCAGCGGGATGAACAGCAAAAAGTGGTCTCCGAAATTGAGGGGGATCTTTCAAAGCTGAGGGACATGCATGACGAGTTCGCACGAAAACAGTCCATGCTTTCTCTGCGGGAAGAGAGGGCACAGGCCTCCCAGGAGGTCAACAGCATTCGTGCAGAGATCGACCCCGGCCATCTTGGCTCTGAAATGAAACGGATGACAGACAAGATCGACATGATGGAAGCACAGGCACAGGCAACAAGAGAGATTGCGGATCGACAATCCGGAGCCGACCTGGACACCGCCTTCCGGGAACTGGACAAAAAGTCCCCGGATATCGACTCAGAGCTTTCCAATCTCAAGAAAACCCTTGGTGCCCCCTGATATGGGAAAAAGAAACCATCGCCTGAAGCCTGCCCGCATCAATCCTTTGACTGCTTTTCTTTTCTTTGTCTTTCTATTCCTGATGCCGCCGAATGCCATGGCGGCACAGACCTTTGAGGACGGCCTTACCCTTTACCATCAAGGGAACCTCGAGGCGGCATTCAATGTCTTCAGGGACCTTCATCAAAGCCACCCGACTGGGACAGGAAAGCTTCTCTATTTCATGGCCCTTTCCTCGAACAGGCTTCACAGGCACCATGAAGCGCTCAGATACCTTGACGGGGCGATCCAAACAAACCCTTCCCTTTCCTTTGCCAGAAACAAGGCTCATGTGAAAACGCTGAGGGAAAGGCTTGTCAGGGAAACCAGCCAGTTCTCTCCGGATTCTTCCGGAAACCGGTTGCCACCACCAGTCTCCTCCCTCTCCGGGCTTTCACCCGAACCATCCCATGGAGGCCACTCAACCTTGATGATTGCCATGATTGTTGTCTTCGCCATCGCCCTTCTGATCTTTGTCGCAGGACGACTGGGTGAAAAGAAAAAAAACGAACTGCAAAATCAGACCAAAAGGCAAATGGAAGAGACCGGGGCCAGGCTGATTGCCGCCATCGACAAGCTCAGGGAGGAAAAAAGCTACTACCTGCTCGACCATCCCGACCAGAAAAATCTTCTGGAAAAGGCTTTTGCCAATCTTGATACATCCTATGTCCGGGTCCTGACGATCATGAAAGAAGCCGATACACAGGGGACGGACTGGGAAGACCGAAACAGGAGGTTCGAAGCGGCACTCGCTCCTGTCGATGAAGCCATCAGGCAAATTCGATTCATCATGGAACCGGGAAGTGCAGCTCTTCCCCCGTCAGGGGAAACACCGGTCCCTCCCTCCGTCAACATGCACCCGAATGCGGAGAATCAGCCCCTTACAGGGGGATCGGATCCTTCAAAGTGTATTTTTGACGGAAATGATGCTACTAACGGCAGGACCATTTCCCTTGAGCGGGATGGAAAAGTCGCGTTTGTAAGGGTCTGCCCCAAATGTCTGTCCGAAATGGAAAGCAATTATCAGAGGACCGGTAACTATGCGCCACCCCAAAACGCCTTCGGTGGCGGAATGGGCTTCATGGGGGGAGGCATGGGCTTTGGAGACATGATGCTTATGGACTGGATGATGCATTCGGGAGAGCGTCCGGAGGTGGTCAACAACTACTATCCTTCACCTGAGTCGGGAGGATGGCAGGGTGGAGGCGATCACGGCCGGGAAGATCGCGAAGGATCCATTGGTGAAAGCAGCGACCGCAGCTGATGCGCATTCTGTTTTCAGCATCAAATGGTCTGGGACTTGGACATCTGAACAGACTTCTGTCCTTGGCTCTTGCCATCCGGAACGCGGAACCGAAACATGAGATCATCTTTCTCACGAACTCGGAGGCCGGGCCGTATCCCGAGGAATTTCCCTTTTTCACAATCCGGATTCCAGGGAAGTCCCGCGCGAAAAAATCAGGACTGACCCTGAAGTCCTACCTCCAGACGGTGCGTCCCATTTTCTGGCAGGCAATTGCATCGTTTGATCCGCATGTGATCGTGGTAGACACCTTTCCGGAGGGGCCGGAAGGAGAGCTCAGGGCCATTCTGGAATGGCCCATCAAAAAAATATTTGTGTTCCGGGAAATCGATCCGGACCGTTGGCCAGAAGACCAGTTCCAATCCCTTCTCTCCCCCTTTCACAAGATTCTGGTTCCCCACAATCCCGGAGAAGTCCCTCTTCCTTCTTTCTTTGACACAGACCCCAGAGTCCATTTTATAGGGCCAGTAACAGCCCCCCTATCGTTGCACGGCCGGGAAAAGGCGAGAGAGCTTCTCGGAATCGATACCGATCCAACCCTTCTCGTGACACTCGGCGGGGGAGGGGATCCGGATTCTGTTTCCTTATCCGGGAAGGTCGCCAATTTTTTGACCAACCGGAAGATCTCCTTCCGCCTTGCGACCGGACCATTGGCAAGGATCCCCTCCACGCAGGAATTTCCCCGGGACAAGATCCTTTCCCTATGGCCCCTGAAACCTTGGCTGTTGGCTTTTGATGGAATCATTTCTTCGGGAGGATACAATACATTCCATGAGGTGATCGAGTCCGGGCTCCCATCCTTTTTCATTCCGTTTCAACGAGCTCTGGATCCTCAGAAAGATCGTATTTTACGGGCGGTCTCCCAAGGTTTGGCATTTTCTGCGAAATCGTCGGCTCCTCATTTGGTCATGGAGGCTCTCGACCATTTTCTGGAAAACAGATCCAACCTGTTTCAATCCTTAAAAAAGACAGAAAAAAAGGTGATGAGCGGTGCGGAAAATGGCGCATCTTTCATCCTTGACCATCCAATCAATGCGCCAAAGGGGACTTAATACCTTGCATCCATTTCTGGACAAAAAAAAGATCATCCTTCATCTTCGTAAAACATCTATCACCATTTTTTTTCTGGCCATCGTTCATTGGGCCGCTCCAGCACAATCGGTTTGGGCCGGGGAGCAACCCTCTTCCCTTCAAAGCACCCTGCTTCAATCGGTTTCCGGAATCTACCTGACCCATATCCCCGGAGCCTTCACCATTTCAGCAATTGCTTCACAAAAGGGACTTCTCTATCGGGGAGAGATTTCTGATCCGAAAGGATACGTTCATATCCTTTCCCTTCAAGGTCCGGGGAATGAACGGGTGATCAAGAAAAAAGGAAAGTCGCGAATCTCTTTTTTGCTTTCGCCCTTCCAAAAAGATCAGGTGGACGGATTCACCTTTGAGACCAAGACCGGCTGTTTCACACTTGTGGTCTGGCAAAGTCCTCCCAAGAAACTTCCAATCATCCATTTAAATGGCTACACACCAAAGATCACAAAAACGCCTCTTGTTTTTTGCGGACACAATCACAGCATCCGACTTGAATGGCAGGGTCGTCTTCCATCTGCAAAAGGCTCTTGAGCCTTCCCCCCTCTATCCGGTACACTATCTCTTCCCATCTCTTGCCGGAGTGGCGAAATAGGCAGACGCAAGGGACTTAAAATCCCTCGGCCGCAAGGCCATACCGGTTCGATCCCGGTCTCCGGCACCAATAATCAAGCCAATTATGAAGATCCTTTCCCCTTCCCTTTGACTTTTTGGGACACTCAGCTCCAAAAGATGTCCCGAATAATCAGTAGGAAAAATGGCGACCTTTGAAAAAAGGGGAGACTTTCAATGGCGCGCCCCTTTCCGTCCATGCTGATCTGGATGTTCCTGGACAAGAGACGTTCGATATAGCTGTTGCTGGTGAAACGGCTTCCCTGATCGCTGTTGAAAATGGCAGGGAGAGCGGTCGAAAAAGCCCGATCAACATAGTCCAGGACAAACGGCATCTCAAGTGTCTGGTCCAGTTCCCAGGACACGACATACCGGGAATGCCAGTCGATAATGGCGACCAAGTACATCAATCCGTGGGCCAGTCGGATATACGTAATGTCGACCCCCCAAATGTGGTGCGGATATTGGGCGGTGATATTCCGGAGGAGATAGGGATAGACTTTGTGCGAAAGAGCCCGTTTGCTGAGATTCGGCCCTGGATGGATCCCCTCGATCCCCATTTCCCGCATGAATGTTTGAACACGCTCCCGCCCCACAATGAGTCCTTCCCTTTTGAGAGAAGCCGCAATGCGCCGACTGCCGAAGAAAGGCCAACGGGTGGTGATCTCGTCAATCCGGTGCCGAAGAGAAATCTCTTCTGGCGATGGGAGAACCGCCCGGTAATAGAGCCCGGAACGAGACACGCTCAAAAGCTTGGATTGGGTGGAGAGGGGGAGTTCCGGACAGTCGGAGTCGAGCAGATCCTTTCAATCGGCATGGCTCAGGCTATCCCGGATTTTTTTTAACCAGACCAGTTGAGTCGTCAGTTGGCCGATTTCCTGAACCAACGCCATGACTTCTTTTTCATGAGTGGTTTTGAGCGCTTAGGTCCGAGAATCGCTAAACAGATCCGGAAGCCCTTCCACGGCCTGTTTTTTCCACTTCAGAAGCTGGGAATAGTGGATCTTGTGGTCGGAAGCCAGCTGGGTCACGCTCTTTTCTTCTTTCAGAATCTCGAGAACAATCTTGACCTTCAAATCAGTGGAGTAATGCTTTCTAACAGAACTCATAATGTTCTTAAAACCTCCCTGTGTTTTGTCTAGAATTTCCCATCCACTATACTCCGAAATCCCAATTACCTTTTAGGCAGCACTCACATGCACATCCACGTGAACTCCCACTTTAGAAAGCATTTTCACTAGGGAATCGATACTGAACTTCTGAATCTTTCCCTGAAGCAGATCATTTAAGCGGGGCTGAGTAATTCCAAGTATTTTTGCCGCCTCTCTTTGGCTCAACTTCGATCTCTCCACGAATCGTTCGACCTCGAGCATTAAGCGGGACCGGATCATGAGATGTTCCGCCTCAGTCTCCGAAAATCCCAGATCCTTAAAAACATTCTCCGATCCTTCTTCCCATTCCGGATTCATGTCCGTCTCTCCTTTAAAACGATGTTCAATCTTTCCCGAGCCAACTCAAGATCCCGCTGGGGAGTCTTTTGGGTTTTCTTCACGAACGAGTGAAGGATATACAAAGCCTCCTCGAACTGTGCGACATAGATGATCCGATATTCGTTCTCCGCATGGATGCGAATCTCGCGGACACTAGGGCCAACCCCATGCAAGGGCTTCCAGTCTTTTGGATCGAATCCTTCCTGAAGGCGATAGATCTGGTATCCGGCTTCCCTTTGAGCCATTCTGGAAAAATGTTGCTGAAGATCTTTTTTCGAATTCCCGATCCAAATGACTCGCTTCATAGAGAAATGATATCAAAACCAATATCTAAGTCAATGGAGCCGAAATGGTAAAGAAGATTTTTCAGGTCCGTTCTAGTCTGAATAATCATGAGACACCTTGGGACAATTTTGGGACACTTTGGATAAAAAATCCTGTGTAAACAGAAAGTCACCATACATCACAAGATATTGACACTTAGGTTGAGTCCATATAATGCTGTAAATTCTAAATTGGCTTGAAATTGAAAAAGGCCACTGTCTTCCCCGAGAATGGGTGTTGTCCAGACAACCTATTCTCAACAAGGAGGAAGCACAATGGCCGACATTAACGTTACCCTGAATCCGGATCTTTTGCCAAATCTTCTGTCCGATGATGGCGAAGGAATGAAAAAGCTGGTCGAATCGGTGTTGAACCAGGTTCTGGAAGCCCAGATGGTCGAGCATCTGGGGGCGGATCGTCATGAACGCTCGAGCGATCGGACGGGCTATCGAAACGGATACCGGGAACGGCAACTGATGACCCGGGTGGGAACGCTGATCCTTCGAGTTCCCCAAACCCGGGACGGACATTTTTCGACCGATCTGTTCCGACGCTACCAGCGCTCTGAACAAGCCCTGGTTCTGGCGCTGATGGAGATGGTGGTCCAGGGAGTCTCGACCCGTAAGGTCACGCATATCACGGAAGAGTTGTGTGGCGCCCAGTTTTCGAAGTCCACAGTGAGTTCCCTGGCCACGGGTCTTTCGGCCCGGGTCAACCATTGGCGAAACCGGAGGCTTGCTGGTCCGTATCCCTTTCTTCTGCTGGATGCCCTGGTGATCCAGGTGAGAAAGGACGACAGCGTGGTTCCGGTCGCCGCCCTGATCGCGACGGGAATCTCGGAAGAAGGGCAACGGGAGATCCTGGGACTCACGTTGGGAGACAGCGAAAACGAGGCTTCTTGGGACGACATGCTGCGGGACCTCAAGAGCCGGGGACTGTGTGGGGTGGACCTGGTGGTCTCCGATGACCACAAAGGGCTCAAAAAAGCCGTTCAGAGACACTTTCAGGGAGTCCGCTGGCAACGATGCCAGGTGCACTTTCTCCGGAATATTCTGGGTCATGCGCCGGCCTCTCAACGAGGGTCCCTGGCACTGGCCCTGGGACGGCTGTTTCGGGCGGACACGAAAGAGGAAGCCCGAACCATAAAGAACGAGATTTTTGAGACCTTTGAGAAGAAAGCTCCCAAGTCGATGGAGTGTCTCGATGAAGGCTTTGAGGAATCGCTCACGATTTTGTCCTTTCCCCGGAAATATCGGGTCAGGCTCAGAAGCACGAACTCCCAGGAACGACTGAATGAAGAGGTCCGAAGACGGGAACGTGTGATCCGGATCTTCCCCAACGAAGACTCGGCGATCCGACTCATTGGAGCCCTTCTCTCGGAGTTCCACGAACAATGGAGCACAGGGAAGAAGTATTTCGACATGGCCGAATATCTGGAGTGGAAGAAGCAGGAACCTCTCAAAACCCCTTCTCTCCTTTCGGTCGTCGAATAATTGATGAATTCCATTTCTCGGGAAGAAAATTTACAGCAACTTTTGGACTTGACCGACACTTATGGATTGTCAAAAAATTTCCTGTGATAAATCAGCTTACTAATCGGACCTAAAATCACTCGGCCGCAAGCCCATACCGCTTCGATCCCGCTCTCCGGCACCAATAATCAAGCCAATTATGAAGATCCTTTCCCCTTCCCTTTGACTTATGGGGACACTCAACTCCAAAAGATGTCCCGAATAATCAGTAGGAAAAAATCGCGACCTTTGAAAAACGGGAATAGACAGAGTGGCGAGTAAAGATCCGGCATAGGGAATGGCCATTTCCAACGAAGACGCAGTCAACCTTGGACCGGGCAATCTTTCGAGACTCAAAAGAAGCCGAACTGACCAGACTGACGGAACCCCTGTGGATCAATATTTTGAAAAAGTCCTCTTTCATAAACGTAGTCACTCCAGGGAAAAGAACTACCTCGAGTGCTGGAGCTTATTCCTCACGCTCTCTTTCCTCGATTTTCCCCAAAGATATCTCCCAATACCACAAGGAACACCGGAAGGCTGTTTCATCCGGATTTTCCAATCAGGAAACAGAATCCTTTCTGACTTGCTTCCGGGCGAAGGTTAGGTCATCAAAAGATTCGGGCGGGACCGAAGGGTTACCCCGATACGAACTAAAAAAGCGGGTCCCCTGCAGAGGAGACCCGCTTTCTCAGAATCCAGAGAGCGGCATTTACGACGCGATCCGAATCTCCTTCTTTTTCCTGATAGCAATGATTCCCAAGACGCCCAGACCGGATCCGAACAAAAGCCATGTGGAGGGTTCGGGCGTCGGAGATACATCGAGGGTTTGCCCATTGCCCAGCACTGTTCCGTTCAGTCCGGGCAGAAGGATGAATGGAGAGCTATTTGGAGGGTAATCATTGAAGTTGAGGTTGTCGAGCGGGATTTGAGTATTACTCACAAAATACTGAACGTCGGAGAGTGTTAGGCTCTGGGCCGAACCGTTCGTGACTTGAAAAGAGAGTGGCCCGACAAAAGGAAGCTCCTCCCAGACCCCGCCGGTTGTGCTAGTTCCTGTAATCGTTTCATTGAGATAAATGATGGCCCAAGGATCGGGCAAGTTGGAATTGCCCCCGTTCAGACGACTGATGGTCGCGGCCGGTAGGTTCTGAATGTCCGATCCGTTTAAACTCCAGAATTCATTACTGAGAACCAAGGGAGTTGCGGGCTGGAGTCCGGCATCAAGCCCAAAGTGGGGGTCGAGGGTGTTTCCGAAGGGATAGGCAAATCCGTTGCTTCCCGAAAATGTCACCGTAGTGGTGTTGGAGGAGGCGCTGTAGCTGACCTTGATAGGGTTCGGGTTAAGGAAAGCATCAGTATAATTGGAAAGAGGCTGTGCTGGAATGACCGAGGTGACGTTTCCCTGAAAGACCATCTCGAAATTGTTGGGAGTGGCTCCTCCGGAAGGAAGAGGGTCAAACTGGTTGAAAAGGTCATCAGCGGTTCCTCCCTGGACGGGAGTCAGATTGAGCGTCTGCGTCTCCCCGCAATTGATGCAAATAGTTGCCTGAGCATAGCTTTTGGGCAGTAGAAATGTACCGAGAAGCCCCATAGTCAGAAGCAAGTATTTCAAATAATCCTTACGAATATTCGTTTTGAGCATTGGGGGACTACCAATAAGTGTTAGATTGCTGGGACACTGACCCCACTTAAACCATTTCATTTTCATAACCTCTTTGAGGGATCAGGGTGAAGGCGGGGAATCTCTATGCCAAATGGCCAATTTTGTAATTGGCGCACGGAAGAGTGCAATTTTCTTACCAGAGAAAAATCGTTCGACTTGGGGGGATGAATAGATAATATTTTTACATATTTATCATTGTATTAATAGATCTTATGAAATCCGATGATCTTCTTAACGGATCAATTGAGTATTAAAAACCATGACACATGTCAAATTTTCTGACAATTTTAACCTCAGAGATCCTTAGGATGGAGAGAAGAGACCTTACCCCAACCCAAGAATGAATGTTATTCCTTGCAGGTTAGAGGAATGGTTAAGCCGGATTGTCTGGGCAGCCGAAGCTGCCCACAGGATGGCAAATACCCCTCATATACCCATCTTTATGGTTTTTCAAGAGTTTCTATCTTGGGTTCGTCCGAATGTCGGAAGAAGGTTCCTGATTTCCCCTTTCCCTTAGTCATAGAGAGGGGAAACAATATAGCAGAGCCATTTCAGAAGGATTGTCTTTGCCTGTTAAAACCCATCAGACCATATCAAAGAGCAGTATCTCAGCATCAGGTAGCCCTTTTAAGGAAATCAGCCCTTCATTCAGAATTTTGCCACCATCTCCAGCCTTCAGTATCTCTCCGTTGAGGTTCACCCCTCCTCGAACCACCTGGACAAAAGCCATTCGACCTTCCCTCAAAGGAAATTTCAAAACAGATTCATCTTCCAGGAGGCTTCCATAAAAGAAAACGTCCTGATGGATCGTCAGGGACCCATTTCGACCATCGGATGACCCCAGAAGACACAACATGTTTTTTTTGTCTTCATCGGAGAAGTGTTTCTGCTCATATCCTGGAGTCAGGCCCATACGGTTTGGCAAAACCCATATCTGGAGGAAATGGACCGGATTATTTCCGGAGCCAATGGACTCGCTGTGCAAAATCCCCGACCCCGCAGTCATCCGTTGAATATCTCCGGGAACAATGGTTGAGCCATTCCCCATGCTATCCTGATGATTTAGAGCACCGGACAAAACATAGCTGATGATTTCCATATCTTTGTGGCCGTGCTTTCCAAACCCCTGTCCAGGCTGAACGCGGTCTTCATTGATAACCCGCAAACTGCCGAATTGCATCTGCTTAGGGTTGTAATATTCAGCAAATGAAAAGGTATGATAGCTATCGAGCCACCCATGATTTGAATGCCCACGTTCGGCGCTTTTCACGATTTCAATCATCTGATCCTCCAGAACATCACCCGATATGATTGCTTCTCTAAAAGAACGCGCTCAAGAGCAAATCCGACTCGCCATTTGAGCCTTTGAGCCATTGGACGCTCAACAAATGTATTATACCTCTTGTTGATATTGTTGATCACAATAGCGTTTGGCTGGAATATTTTTCCAATCTCTGAAAACAAGATGGAGATTTTACCCAGCAAAATACTTGCCCCGATTGAACCCATCTGGATCATAGGGCTCTTTCGTCTTGGGTTGTATAACAGATCGGCCACACAAAAGAGATCATTCACTCAATCTTCACCGGAGGTCTTGATGAACAGTCCCTATCCCCGACCGGGGAAACGAATGCATCAGGGAGAGTCCTGAAATCCCCAACTTCATCCGGCTGTTCCAGGTGACAACGGAGAAATCAATGCGGCTCTTGCCTGCGAAGAAGATCTGATTCAAGCTAGAGAAAGAAAAAAGGATCTCCACTCCCATAAAAGAGCGCCATAGCGAGTTGACCAGATCACAAGACTCACTGGAAATTCACCATCCAAAGGAAACGAATGGCTCTCCCCTCTTCCCCCACTCCATCAAGGATCAGTCTCTCCGGACTTTATCTTGTGAATTTCTTTCTGGGAGAAATCATAGGCGTGGGAGTTCCCTTTTTGACCGATTACCTGAAATACCACCATTGGTCCTTTCAGGAGATCGGAATCGCTACAGCGATGATCGGTGTGGGGACGGTCATATTTCAAGGTTTTTCTGGTGTGATCGCAGAGGTGATTCCCCGTCACCGACTTCTTATGGGGGTGGTGATTTTGCTATATGGGGCCTCATTCTCCCTCCTTCCCCTTGATGTCGACAGCCATGCCCTGACAAATTCCTTTTTGTTGATATCTGGCATGGCAAGTTCCTTCTTTGCTCCCCTCTCGGCGACCCTGGCCTTTTCCCTGTCAGGACACCAACTATTTGCCAGAACAATGGGAAGAACACAGATGTGGAACCATGCAGGCTTTCTGGTTTCTGCGATGGGAACCATCTTTCTCATTCACCATGTCGGGCTATGGTCAGGGTTTGTTCCCATCGGTCTTGGATCCATTCTGGCAGGTGGATCCATTTTCCTCATTTCTCAGAAGGATCTGATTTATCACAAAATGGCGGATTCTCCTCTCACCGATCCGTCATCCAATAGTGAAATGGATACAATCGAGGACAACAGGACCCTTTGGAATGTTTTTACCGATTTCTTCCGGGATCCTTCGATCCGGATCCTTTTGATCTCGACGACGTTGTTCCAGATTGCCAATGCTCCGGTCATGCCGCTTCTGCTCCTCTATCTCAGATTCTTAGATGGCGGCAATGGAAAACTGGGCTGGGTGGTTTTTATCGCCCAGGCGGTCATGATCCCCACTGCATGGTGGGCGGCAAAATACAGCGCCAAATGGGGACATAAGATCATTTTTTCCATCGCGTTTTTTGTGATGCCCATTCGTGCGCTGATCTGCTCTTTCAGCATGAATACGGACATTCTTCTCGCCAGCCAGATTCTGGATGGAGTGGCGGCCGGAATCTACGGGGTTTCTGTGGCCTTGATTGTCGCTGACCTGACCCGGGGCAAAAAAGGGTTCAATATGTTGATGGGACTTTCGATGATCGCGATGGCTCTGGGATCTGTCATAGGGCCGATTCTTCAGGGAATATCGGTGGGAAGGGTCGGGTTCCGATTTTCTTTTCTGGTCTTTGGTGTAGTCTCATCCATTGCCGCCATTCTCTTTTTTCATTACATGCCCCACGAGATCAGAAACTCTTTTGGCCAGGATAAAAGGACGGAAGAGCCAGATCTTTCAAAAGAAGCGCAGATAAAGCATTAATGATGATGTTTCAAGACCACAGCAGAACCAAGGATCCGGACTCTGACAACAAAGAGTTTCTTCGAGATTTTGTGATAATAGATCAAGACGTTCTCATTTTTCTGAAGTGATTTGACTCCGACACTTTTCCCTTGGAAAAACACAGTCGTTTGTGGGGTCAGATTCCAGACGACATCCTTTTGCCGATGGTTTGCCCCTCTCATCGTTGCGGTCAGCGTCATAGGGTGATCCTGAAGATCCACCTTATCCAAAATACCTTTGACCATGTGCAACACCGGTGTCTTTTTTGAAGCTGACTTTTTCCCGGAATGTGTCCCTTTTTTACTGAAAGATGCTGATTCCGTCCCTGCCTTTGCTATTTTCAAAAAACCGCCTACAGAGATAATGAAAAGGCTCAGGATGAAAACTCTCAATATTTTAGTGCTCAGCAAATAAATCATCGAGGCTCCAAAAAATTGTTATAGAAATTTTTCTCAGTTAAGAATTCAAAACCATTGAATAGGAAGCAATTAACAGATTGTAATCAGACTAGATCAGCCGAACTTCTGAAGGCAATAAAAAAGGGAAGGAGGTTTCCCCCCTTCCCTTTGAGACACAAGATCAGGTGATTTTAGTATGCGAAGTCGATACCAACGGAGAAGTTGTTGGCTTCGACGTTGCCGAAGTAGGAACCTCCGCTTGCACCAGGTG
Encoded proteins:
- a CDS encoding Slp family lipoprotein, yielding MCRRFDRKEKLLYTVGLYFFLGACAFLNPPVFTEKQLSGVVTDLDPSSIIRDYKEIAGETVLIGGTIGEIRNTRERGFMEVNLYPLNNDMRPEKSMSPSGLVLLRFDGPINRFALTSGQRVTAIGKVMAMRRPVPDGDHLLRLVVIDVGDPNHLHTWPTREQQTGGMPGLNSNPGLMPSPGMGGH
- a CDS encoding DUF4912 domain-containing protein yields the protein MFSANWLRSSSSSDHLLRAPLDSSHKIPEGTAWKKPLGFIREESRLTLWPVDPYRIFASVRIANSDQRFNHRVITSLIIRVLDITHSPYASGDEFEDQTNHQHWESLFNTASYTFDIALAGATSWYIPLWDSERIFTAFLGGYPTDAPGTFRSILKSNVIRTPSGKVHPGVGILHHHYGQERKESIFIASGDSFLKGASEVDTFHHFPGSSERHLASGPQKNLPSSSEYRSRA
- a CDS encoding PspA/IM30 family protein; translation: MSLYERFRTIFLANANTVADHLEDPAAMMAQQMRALDDKLQKAQGELVKAVAEIKLLEQKIRDDESQVALYQERAEKAVKAGNDDLAKRALVEKSRLSADLSEMTRQRDEQQKVVSEIEGDLSKLRDMHDEFARKQSMLSLREERAQASQEVNSIRAEIDPGHLGSEMKRMTDKIDMMEAQAQATREIADRQSGADLDTAFRELDKKSPDIDSELSNLKKTLGAP
- a CDS encoding tetratricopeptide repeat protein: MVPPDMGKRNHRLKPARINPLTAFLFFVFLFLMPPNAMAAQTFEDGLTLYHQGNLEAAFNVFRDLHQSHPTGTGKLLYFMALSSNRLHRHHEALRYLDGAIQTNPSLSFARNKAHVKTLRERLVRETSQFSPDSSGNRLPPPVSSLSGLSPEPSHGGHSTLMIAMIVVFAIALLIFVAGRLGEKKKNELQNQTKRQMEETGARLIAAIDKLREEKSYYLLDHPDQKNLLEKAFANLDTSYVRVLTIMKEADTQGTDWEDRNRRFEAALAPVDEAIRQIRFIMEPGSAALPPSGETPVPPSVNMHPNAENQPLTGGSDPSKCIFDGNDATNGRTISLERDGKVAFVRVCPKCLSEMESNYQRTGNYAPPQNAFGGGMGFMGGGMGFGDMMLMDWMMHSGERPEVVNNYYPSPESGGWQGGGDHGREDREGSIGESSDRS
- a CDS encoding IS3 family transposase, which gives rise to MLDSDCPELPLSTQSKLLSVSRSGLYYRAVLPSPEEISLRHRIDEITTRWPFFGSRRIAASLKREGLIVGRERVQTFMREMGIEGIHPGPNLSKRALSHKVYPYLLRNITAQYPHHIWGVDITYIRLAHGLMYLVAIIDWHSRYVVSWELDQTLEMPFVLDYVDRAFSTALPAIFNSDQGSRFTSNSYIERLLSRNIQISMDGKGRAIESLPFFQRSPFFLLIIRDIFWS
- a CDS encoding transposase, with the protein product MSSVRKHYSTDLKVKIVLEILKEEKSVTQLASDHKIHYSQLLKWKKQAVEGLPDLFSDSRT
- a CDS encoding helix-turn-helix domain-containing protein; this encodes MNPEWEEGSENVFKDLGFSETEAEHLMIRSRLMLEVERFVERSKLSQREAAKILGITQPRLNDLLQGKIQKFSIDSLVKMLSKVGVHVDVHVSAA
- a CDS encoding type II toxin-antitoxin system RelE/ParE family toxin, coding for MKRVIWIGNSKKDLQQHFSRMAQREAGYQIYRLQEGFDPKDWKPLHGVGPSVREIRIHAENEYRIIYVAQFEEALYILHSFVKKTQKTPQRDLELARERLNIVLKERRT